Genomic segment of Sphingomonas sp. KRR8:
CCGCAAGGGATGAGCCTGTCGAAACCCTGTCCTGCCTTCATGAGGAAGACGGGCAAAGAGAGTAGTTTGGCTTAGCCCTGGTGCTGATCGATATAGTCGATCGCGTCCTTGACCGTGGTGATCTTCTCGGCCGCATCGTCGGGGATCTCGACCCCAAACTCTTCCTCGAAGGCCATCACCAGCTCGACGATGTCGAGGCTGTCGGCACCCAGGTCGTCGATGAAGCTTGCTTCCTCGGTCACCTTGTCGGCTTCGACGCCGAGGTGCTCGACGACGATCTTCTTCACCCGCTCGGCGGTCTCGCTCATGGTAGGGTCTTTCCTTCCCGTTGGTATTTGCCCGATGCGTTAGCGGCGGCTGCAAGCGGCGGCAAGCCTCGCCTTCCACCCCGCGGCCCATCTCCTTACATGAAGCGGATGGAGCAGCGTCCCCTCACCCCCGGCGAGAAAGAACTGGCGCATCTGACCTTCGGGGAGGCCCTCGATCCGGAGCGGGTGAAGCTGATCCGCGGCAAATGGTGGCCGTTCCAGCCGCGGGGAATCGTGATGTCGCCGACCGGCAACATTCACTTCCACCCCGACGATCCGCACTGGCTCGACGACTTCGCCAAGGGGCCTCTCAACCTGCAGGGCCTGCTGGTGCATGAGCTGACGCACGTCTGGCAGACGCAGAAAGGCGGGCGCTGGTACCTGCCGCTGATGCGCCACCCCTTCTGCCGCTACAGCTATGTGCCGGACCCGGCCAAGCGCTTTGACCGCTACGGGCTGGAGCAGCAGGCCGAGATCGTGCGCCACCGTTTCCTTCGCTCGAAGGGCGCGCTGGTGCCTTATGAGGAAAAGCTGGCGGCGATGGAGTTGCCGTTCGCTGACTCGTCGTTGCGAGGAGTGTAGCGACGAAGCAATCCAGTGCTCTTCCGATCGAAGAAGTGAACTGGAT
This window contains:
- a CDS encoding acyl carrier protein — protein: MSETAERVKKIVVEHLGVEADKVTEEASFIDDLGADSLDIVELVMAFEEEFGVEIPDDAAEKITTVKDAIDYIDQHQG
- a CDS encoding vgr related protein, which encodes MKRMEQRPLTPGEKELAHLTFGEALDPERVKLIRGKWWPFQPRGIVMSPTGNIHFHPDDPHWLDDFAKGPLNLQGLLVHELTHVWQTQKGGRWYLPLMRHPFCRYSYVPDPAKRFDRYGLEQQAEIVRHRFLRSKGALVPYEEKLAAMELPFADSSLRGV